A single Dreissena polymorpha isolate Duluth1 chromosome 14, UMN_Dpol_1.0, whole genome shotgun sequence DNA region contains:
- the LOC127857323 gene encoding uncharacterized protein LOC127857323 — MAPRCMRRTEQLRQRRGKPETPVLQAQLETSHSSPLYKNIPCHGPGFTEIFSLIGQLSGSALGGVLYGLGGFTLPFVSVGGLGMLCIPLVAYAVPTSVSVPTSVSGKVTAILSVAYAVPTSVSGKVTAIYLVAYAVPISASGKVTAILLVAYAVPISASGKVTAILLVAYAVPTSVSDCQTLSKEAGKKSLPRGLMCQMRTLLVCLTVVCSLVVPSILDPILEPFLRKFKLKPEMIGVVFLVLAATYSASSPLWGWVSDKVNDQRPLLILGFLGACLGSLLIGPSPLLGIAEGSSGLW, encoded by the exons ATGGCGCCAAGATGTATGAGGCGAACAGAACAACTGCGGCAGAGAAGAGGCAAGCCTGAAACGCCCGTGTTGCAAGCCCAACTGGAGACGTCCCACTCCTCCCCTTTGTACAAGAATATTCCGTGCcacgggccc GGCTTCACTGAGATCTTCTCGTTGATAGGTCAGCTGTCGGGGTCAGCTTTGGGCGGCGTACTATACGGG CTGGGCGGGTTCACACTTCCGTTCGTCTCTGTCGGCGGCCTAGGGATGCTGTGCATACCTTTGGTGGCATATGCAGTACCCACCTCGGTGTCAG TACCCACCTCGGTGTCAGGTAAGGTTACGGCAATTTTATCGGTGGCGTATGCAGTACCCACCTCGGTGTCAGGTAAGGTTACGGCAATTTATTTGGTGGCGTATGCAGTACCCATCTCGGCGTCTGGTAAGGTTACGGCAATTTTATTGGTGGCGTATGCAGTACCCATCTCGGCGTCAGGTAAGGTTACGGCAATTTTATTGGTGGCGTATGCAGTACCCACCTCGGTGTCAG ATTGTCAGACGCTTTCGAAAGAGGCGGGCAAGAAGAGCCTTCCGAGGGGTCTCATGTGTCAGATGAGGACTCTCCTGGTCTGCCTTACAGTGGTCTGCAGCCTTGTCGTGCCGTCAATCCTGGACCCAATCCTGGAACCCTTCCTCAGAAAG TTCAAGCTTAAACCGGAAATGATCGGCGTGGTGTTTCTCGTCCTGGCGGCAACTTACTCCGCGTCCTCGCCGCTTTGGGGATGGGTGTCTGATAAAGTG AACGATCAGAGACCCCTCCTGATCCTGGGATTCCTAGGCGCGTGTTTAGGCTCGTTGCTGATTGGTCCATCGCCGCTGCTCGGCATTGCAGAAGGGTCTAG CGGTTTGTGGTAA